From a region of the Tenggerimyces flavus genome:
- a CDS encoding helix-turn-helix domain-containing protein, giving the protein MLEQLGLSKTEARVYHCLLTQSPLAAAAIADRTGTARSNVYLILRSLVDKGLIEAGAGYNSRYHALRPDDALQRLLDTSRSELAARERHVEAALPDLVELYAKHAGADSGEVVEILRTPSLIGERFERLQAEARESIDIVVRGPIQVGGSNTGEVAALRRGVRARAIYDQTVLDDPAIGGRLSSWIASGEQAKVYPGELPMKFALFDGCNVVMPMVTPGVAGVVAIIVRNRELAAALGMLFETLWASSEALPAPAGRRSGDGLVVDPSLHEASWLGVPLPLTTRELLVLDCLASRLGKVWTYEQLHARAWDGLYVGPAAVQSVVKRLRAKLREADVTLRVGPVRGVGFRLLPPDRVPLGLAG; this is encoded by the coding sequence ATGCTCGAACAGTTGGGCCTGTCGAAGACCGAGGCCCGCGTCTACCACTGCCTGCTGACCCAGTCGCCGCTCGCCGCGGCGGCCATCGCCGACCGCACCGGCACCGCGCGGTCGAACGTGTACCTGATCCTGCGGTCGCTCGTCGACAAGGGCCTGATCGAGGCCGGCGCGGGCTACAACAGCCGGTACCACGCGCTGCGACCGGACGACGCGCTGCAGCGGCTGCTGGACACGTCGCGCTCGGAGCTCGCTGCCCGGGAGCGACACGTCGAGGCGGCGCTGCCGGACCTGGTCGAGCTGTACGCGAAGCACGCCGGCGCCGACTCGGGCGAGGTCGTGGAGATCCTGCGGACGCCGAGTCTGATCGGTGAACGGTTCGAGCGGTTGCAGGCGGAGGCGCGCGAGTCGATCGACATCGTCGTTCGCGGCCCGATCCAGGTCGGCGGCTCGAACACCGGCGAGGTGGCGGCGCTGCGCCGCGGCGTACGGGCGCGGGCCATCTACGACCAGACCGTGCTCGACGACCCCGCGATCGGCGGCAGGTTGTCGTCCTGGATCGCGTCCGGTGAGCAGGCGAAGGTGTATCCCGGCGAGCTGCCGATGAAGTTCGCGCTGTTCGACGGTTGCAACGTGGTGATGCCGATGGTCACGCCCGGAGTGGCCGGGGTGGTCGCGATCATCGTGCGCAACCGCGAGCTGGCAGCCGCTCTGGGGATGCTGTTCGAGACCTTGTGGGCCTCGTCCGAGGCCCTGCCGGCGCCTGCTGGGCGCCGTTCGGGCGACGGGTTGGTCGTGGACCCGTCGTTGCACGAGGCTTCCTGGCTCGGCGTACCGCTGCCGTTGACCACGCGCGAGCTGCTCGTCCTGGACTGCCTGGCGAGCCGGCTGGGGAAGGTGTGGACGTACGAGCAGCTGCACGCCCGCGCGTGGGACGGGTTGTACGTCGGCCCGGCCGCGGTGCAGTCGGTCGTCAAGCGGCTGCGGGCCAAGCTGCGGGAGGCCGACGTGACCTTGCGCGTCGGGCCAGTCCGCGGGGTGGGCTTCCGACTGCTCCCACCCGACCGCGTCCCCCTCGGCCTCGCGGGCTAG